The following are encoded together in the Onychostoma macrolepis isolate SWU-2019 chromosome 03, ASM1243209v1, whole genome shotgun sequence genome:
- the LOC131536783 gene encoding uncharacterized protein LOC131536783 gives MMGHSFLHGGPCLTGLSPAIIHVLFGGSPETATIDILDCVDTDVRQVIEMLKGTGELSEEEKRAITDLAVSWDLPGVTSENRRWLLDKLLIHAVLERTSKQVKQLRRGLKETLIWPLLTERKDTLLLLFPRTRDTVYTPLMILERIIWPTHDEDSEASLEDTCRLTGFLRTFIGNSSYNILRFLMKFWTGWDVLPRSLDVEVVDGNLPKSSTCYQTLKLPSHYKDYAAFERDILAAIWSSDYGFGMV, from the exons ATGATGGGGCACTCATTCCTGCATGGTGGTCCATGCTTAACTGGTTTAAGCCCAGCAATAATCCACGTGCTTTTTGGTGGATCCCCTGAAACAGCCACCATAGATATACTGGACTGTGTGGACACTGATGTGCGTCAAGTAATAGAGATG TTGAAAGGCACAGGTGAATTATCAGAGGAGGAAAAGAGGGCTATTACAGACCTTGCAGTGTCCTGGGATTTGCCTGGTGTGACGTCAGAGAACAGAAGATGGCTGCTTGACAAACTGCTCATTCACGCA gTCCTTGAAAGAACCTCCAAGCAAGTAAAGCAGCTACGGCGGGGTTTGAAGGAAACATTGATCTGGCCTTTGCTGACTGAGAGGAAAGAcactcttcttcttctctttccTAGGACTCGTGATACAGTGTACACCCCACTG ATGATTTTAGAGAGGATAATTTGGCCAACACATGATGAAGACAGCGAGGCCTCTCTTGAAGACACATGTAGGCTCACCGGATTCCTTCGCACCTTCATTGGAAATT cttCTTATAATATCTTGCGGTTTCTAATGAAATTCTGGACTGGATGGGATGTGCTGCCCAGGAGCCTAGACGTTGAGGTGGTGGATGGAAACCTACCCAAGTCTTCCACATGCTATCAAACTCTCAAGCTTCCTAGTCATTACAAGGACTATGCTGCCTTTGAGAGAGATATTTTAGCTGCTATCTGGAGCTCAGATTATGGATTTGGAATGGTCTAA
- the LOC131537821 gene encoding uncharacterized protein LOC131537821 — MAQHGLRVSDLFSTLEDAELDALVEDVLKRHPLKRVQSKAGFELLHISIPGIERSWRDVYAGVLDLFYTIFTNLENDGLLNPDDEVHLYALQRCFLPHVQKHLQYFQDGWNHHKLRTEGNQSPIQLWLSHQLQDPIQIDAMQYGIDWRGPCGHHEPRVVIPKGQIQLTQEDAERFPDPDVPLSNVSEVYRETVMLLYEMLE; from the exons ATGGCCCAACATGGTTTAAG AGTAAGCGACCTGTTTTCAACTCTGGAGGACGCTGAACTGGATGCTTTGGTAGAAGATGTACTAAAGCGTCACCCACTAAAGCGAGTACAGAGTAAGGCGGGTTTTGAACTTTTACATATTAGCATCCCTGG GATTGAAAGGTCGTGGAGAGATGTTTATGCTGGAGTGCTTGATCTCTTCTACACAATCTTCACCAACCTTGAGAATGACGGGCTTCTGAATCCAGATGATGAAGTGCATCTCTATGCCCTCCAGCGGTGTTTCTTGCCACATGTACAGAAACACCTTCAGTACTTTCAGGATGGCTGGAACCACCACAAGTTGCGGACAGAAGGAAATCAGTCACCAATACAGCTCTGGTTAAGTCATCAACTTCAAGACCCTATCCAG ATAGATGCTATGCAATATGGCATTGACTGGAGAGGGCCGTGTGGTCATCACGAACCTCGTGTGGTGATCCCTAAAGGACAAATACAACTTACACAGGAGGATGCTGAAAGATTCCCAGACCCAGATGTCCCCCTTTCTAATGTGTCGGAGGTGTACAGAGAGACTGTAATGTTATTATATGAAATGCTTGAGTAG